The Acidobacteriota bacterium genome includes the window CCGGCAGGGCAAGTTCTTCGACATCGAGACCGGAGACCTCCCCGGGGGCGAGGACCCGAAGGGCCGGGTTGAAGCCTACTGCCGGAAGCTCCTGGCCAACCCGATCATCGAGGATTTCCGCGTCGAGGTCCTCGCGCCATGAACATCGCCGTCGTCGAGTTTCTCGGGAGCAATTGCGACCACGACGCGGAACAGTGGTCTCTGCGCCTCTCTGCGGCCCGCAGCCGGATGGTCTGGTACACGGAGCGGGACCTCTCGTGGGCGGACCTGGTCATTCTCCCCGGAGGATTCTCTTACGGAGATTACCTGCGCTGTGGGGCCATGGCGGCGCGGACGCCCGTGATGGAGGCCGTCATCGCCCACGCCCGGAGAGGGGGCCTGGTTCTCGGAATCTGCAACGGTTTTCAGATCCTCTGCGAGGTGGGTATTCTCCCGGGAGCCCTCCTGAAGAACCAGACCCTCACCTTCCTTTGCCAGGACGTCTACCTGCGGTGCGAGACGTCCGCTTCCCCCTTCACTTCCGGAATCTCCGAGGGCAGTCTTCTGAGGGTCCCGATCGCGCACGGAGACGGAAACTACTTCGCCGATCCGGATACGCTTCGGCGGCTCAACGGGGAGGGCCGGGTGGCCTTCCGCTACGCCGCCCCCGATGGAAGTTTGAAGCCGGAGTGGAACCCCAACGGGTCCGTGGAGGCCATCGCGGGCATCCTCAACGAAGGTCGGAACGTGCTGGGGATGATGCCCCATCCGGAGCGGGCCAGCGAGCCCCTCATGGGCTCTTCCGACGGAGCCGCCATCCTCCGCTCGGCCCTCCGGGCCCTGGGCTCGTGACGGCCCGAAGGGAGGGCCTTACCAGGCGGCGCCCGTGCCGGGCGGATCGCGCCGCTTTCGGGAGCCCTCCGTGGCAACACTCACGGCCCCCCGAGGGCCTTGTTCGGAGTTGAACCGTGGCCGACCCCAAAGTGACGAAAGAGCTTGCGTTTCAGCACGGACTGACCGAAGAAGAGTGGGAGAGAATCCTCGCCATTCTCGGCAGGGTGCCCACCTACCCCGAATTGGGAATCTTTTCGGTCATGTGGAGCGAGCACTGCTCCTACAAGTCCTCCAGGATCCACCTCCGGCGGTTTCCCACCTCGGGGCCCCGCGTGCTTCAGGGTCCGGGGGAGAACGCGGGCGTCGTGGACGTGGGGGAGGGATGGGCCGTCTGCTTCAAGATGGAGTCCCACAACCATCCTTCCTACATCGAACCCTACCAGGGGGCCGCAACGGGAGTCGGAGGCATCCTGCGGGACGTGTTCACCATGGGGGCCCGCCCCGTCGCCAACCTCAACTCCCTTCACTTCGGGCGCCCCGACCACCCGAAGACCCGCCACCTCGTGCGGGGCGTCGTCGCGGGCATCGGTGACTACGGCAACTGCGTGGGCATCCCCACGGTGGGCGGCCAGGTGGTCTTTCACCCCTGCTACGACGGAAACATCCTCGTGAACGCGTTCACCCTCGGCCTCCTTCGGGCGGATCGGATCTTCCGGGGCTATGCCAGCGGCGTGGGAAATCCGGTCCTCTACGTGGGCTCGAAGACCGGACGGGACGGCATCCACGGCGCCACCATGGCCAGCGCCGAATTCTCCGAGGAGACAGAGCAGAAGAGGCCCACCGTCCAGGTGGGGGACCCCTTCACCGAGAAGCTCCTCCTGGAGGCTTGCCTGGAACTCATGGAGGAGGACGTGATCGTGGGCATCCAGGACATGGGTGCGGCGGGGCTCACCTCCTCCTCCTTCGAAATGGCGGGCCGCGCCGGGTCGGGGATCCGGCTCGACCTCGACCGCGTGCCCATGCGCGAGGAGGGGATGACCCCCTACGAATTGCTCCTCTCCGAATCCCAGGAGCGCATGCTCATCGTGGCCCAGCGGGGACGAGAGGGGCGGGTGAAAGAGGTCTTTTCCAAGTGGGCCCTGGACGCCGTGGCCATCGGAGAGGTGACGGACACGGGCCGCGCGGAGATTTACTGGCGCGGGGAGAAGGTCGTGGACATGCCCGTGGGCCCCGTGAGCGACCAGGCCCCCGTCTATGACCGGCCGAGGGAGGCCCCGGCCCTCCCGCGCGGCGTGCCCGTGCCCGGAGGCGAGGTCCTCGGCGCCGTCGCCCCCGAGGAGGCCCTCCTCCGCCTCCTCGGCCACCCCGACCTCTGCTCCAGGAGGTGGGTGTACACGCAGTACGACCAATCCGTCCGGACCAACACGGTGCTCGGCCCCGGCGGCGACGCCGCCATCGTGCGGATCAAGGGGACCCGGCGCGCCGTGGCCCTGTCCCTCGACGTGAATCCCCGATGGTGTCACCTGGACCCGTACCTGGGAGGGGCCCACGCCGTGGCGGAAGGGGCGCGCAACGTCTCCTGCGCGGGAGCCAAGCCCCTCGCGATCACGGACTGCCTTAACTTCGGGAATCCAGAGCGGCCCGACGTCATGTGGGAGTTCTCGCGGTGCGTGGACGGGGTTTCCGAGGCCTGCAGGGCCCTCGAAACGCCCGTGGTCTCCGGCAACGTCTCCTTCTACAACGAGACCAACGGGACGGGAATCTACCCCACGCCGACCATCGGGATGGTGGGGTTGTTGGAGGACGTGGACCGCCGTCTGGAGCCCTGGTTTCAAACGGAGGGAGACGCCGTGGTCCTCCTGGGGGAGACGAAGGGCCACCTGGGCGGATCGTCCTACCTGTGGCTCCTCCACGGGGTCGAGGCCGCTCCCGTCCCGCCCCTGGACCTCTTGAAAGAACGGGCCCTGCAAGACCTCCTGCAGCACCTCGCCTCCGAAAGGATCGCGCGCTCGGCCCACGACTGCTCCGAAGGGGGCCTCGCCCTGGCCGCCGCGGAAGGGTGTCTCGCTCCCCGCTCGGATTCCGGCGTGCGCCTCCGGCTGGCCTCGGGCGGGCTGGAGCCGGCGGCCCTTCTCTTCGGGGAGGACGCCTCCCGCGCCCTCGTCACCTGCGGCCCCGGGGACCTTCCCAGGCTCCTGGAGGCCGCCGGCCGGGCGTCGGTGCCCGCCGCGGTCGTGGGCAGGGTGACGCCGGGGAGGTTCACCGTGGAAGTGGACGGGAAGACCCTCGTGGACCTCTCGGTTTCACGGATCCGGGAGATCTGGAGCCGCGGTCTGGACTCCGTGGTCGGGTAGGTCCCCGGCTCAGGCCGGA containing:
- the purS gene encoding phosphoribosylformylglycinamidine synthase subunit PurS, producing MKARVHVFLKPAVLDPQGKAVQQALKTLGFEEVSSVRQGKFFDIETGDLPGGEDPKGRVEAYCRKLLANPIIEDFRVEVLAP
- the purL gene encoding phosphoribosylformylglycinamidine synthase subunit PurL, producing the protein MADPKVTKELAFQHGLTEEEWERILAILGRVPTYPELGIFSVMWSEHCSYKSSRIHLRRFPTSGPRVLQGPGENAGVVDVGEGWAVCFKMESHNHPSYIEPYQGAATGVGGILRDVFTMGARPVANLNSLHFGRPDHPKTRHLVRGVVAGIGDYGNCVGIPTVGGQVVFHPCYDGNILVNAFTLGLLRADRIFRGYASGVGNPVLYVGSKTGRDGIHGATMASAEFSEETEQKRPTVQVGDPFTEKLLLEACLELMEEDVIVGIQDMGAAGLTSSSFEMAGRAGSGIRLDLDRVPMREEGMTPYELLLSESQERMLIVAQRGREGRVKEVFSKWALDAVAIGEVTDTGRAEIYWRGEKVVDMPVGPVSDQAPVYDRPREAPALPRGVPVPGGEVLGAVAPEEALLRLLGHPDLCSRRWVYTQYDQSVRTNTVLGPGGDAAIVRIKGTRRAVALSLDVNPRWCHLDPYLGGAHAVAEGARNVSCAGAKPLAITDCLNFGNPERPDVMWEFSRCVDGVSEACRALETPVVSGNVSFYNETNGTGIYPTPTIGMVGLLEDVDRRLEPWFQTEGDAVVLLGETKGHLGGSSYLWLLHGVEAAPVPPLDLLKERALQDLLQHLASERIARSAHDCSEGGLALAAAEGCLAPRSDSGVRLRLASGGLEPAALLFGEDASRALVTCGPGDLPRLLEAAGRASVPAAVVGRVTPGRFTVEVDGKTLVDLSVSRIREIWSRGLDSVVG
- the purQ gene encoding phosphoribosylformylglycinamidine synthase subunit PurQ; the encoded protein is MNIAVVEFLGSNCDHDAEQWSLRLSAARSRMVWYTERDLSWADLVILPGGFSYGDYLRCGAMAARTPVMEAVIAHARRGGLVLGICNGFQILCEVGILPGALLKNQTLTFLCQDVYLRCETSASPFTSGISEGSLLRVPIAHGDGNYFADPDTLRRLNGEGRVAFRYAAPDGSLKPEWNPNGSVEAIAGILNEGRNVLGMMPHPERASEPLMGSSDGAAILRSALRALGS